The Halogranum gelatinilyticum genome contains a region encoding:
- the pspAB gene encoding PspA-associated protein PspAB, with product MGLFDSLRSALGLRAEADATRAADPEDLFGMSTAYLTMEADLGFDPAGEAALCFSSVDSTDFAETLDNVEAILRAGEEETGTVFRRYEDDHGYHWVVLEDDDPEDLVTSVHFAADEFIEQGYGSRLLAAVFGFRKDGSQAYWIYSFRRGKYYPFAPTRRHERDQQLEFKLETVLDGELGIESDEQFWYPLWPDTPGNHPWE from the coding sequence ATGGGACTCTTCGACTCGCTTCGGTCGGCGTTGGGCCTCCGCGCCGAGGCCGACGCCACCCGCGCGGCCGACCCCGAGGACCTCTTCGGGATGAGCACGGCGTATCTGACGATGGAGGCCGACCTCGGCTTCGACCCCGCCGGCGAGGCGGCACTCTGCTTTTCGTCCGTGGACAGTACGGACTTCGCCGAGACGCTGGACAACGTCGAGGCCATCCTCCGGGCCGGTGAGGAGGAGACGGGCACCGTCTTCCGGCGGTACGAGGACGACCACGGCTACCACTGGGTCGTGCTCGAAGACGACGACCCCGAGGACCTCGTGACGAGCGTCCACTTCGCCGCCGACGAGTTCATCGAGCAGGGGTACGGCTCGCGGCTGCTCGCTGCTGTCTTCGGCTTCCGAAAGGACGGCTCGCAGGCGTACTGGATCTACTCGTTCCGCCGCGGGAAGTACTACCCCTTCGCGCCCACGCGCCGACACGAACGCGACCAACAGCTGGAGTTCAAACTGGAGACGGTGCTGGACGGCGAACTCGGCATCGAATCCGACGAGCAGTTCTGGTATCCGCTGTGGCCCGACACGCCGGGCAACCATCCGTGGGAGTAG
- the radA gene encoding DNA repair and recombination protein RadA, translated as MAEDDLENLPGVGPATADKLTDAGFNTYESLAVASPADLANKADVGDSTATDIVRAAQDAADIGGFETGTAVLEHRQQIGKLSWQIPEVDELLGGGLETQSITEAYGEFGAGKSQITHQMSVNVQLPKEVGGLRGSVIFVDSEDTFRPERIDDMVRGLDDDVLQATMDDRGIEGSPDDEEAMDELIADVLDKIHVAKAFNSNHQMLLAEKAEELANEHEDTEWPVRLLCVDSLTAHFRAEYVGRGQLADRQQKLNRHLHDLDRIGNLYNAAVIVTNQVASNPDSYFGDPTQPIGGNILGHKSTFRIYLRKSKGDKRIVRLVDAPNLADGEAVMRVQDGGLKPE; from the coding sequence ATGGCAGAAGACGACCTCGAAAACCTCCCCGGAGTCGGTCCCGCAACCGCAGACAAGCTCACAGACGCAGGCTTCAACACCTACGAGAGCCTCGCCGTCGCGAGTCCGGCGGACCTCGCGAACAAGGCGGACGTCGGCGACAGCACGGCGACGGACATCGTCCGCGCCGCCCAGGACGCCGCCGACATCGGCGGCTTCGAGACCGGGACGGCCGTCCTCGAACACCGCCAGCAGATCGGCAAGCTCAGCTGGCAGATCCCCGAAGTCGACGAGCTCCTCGGCGGCGGGCTGGAGACGCAGTCCATCACCGAGGCCTACGGTGAGTTCGGTGCCGGGAAGTCTCAGATCACCCACCAGATGTCGGTCAACGTCCAGCTTCCCAAGGAAGTCGGCGGCCTCCGCGGCAGTGTCATCTTCGTGGACTCGGAGGACACCTTCCGTCCCGAGCGGATCGACGACATGGTCCGCGGTCTCGACGACGACGTACTGCAGGCCACGATGGACGACCGTGGAATCGAGGGCTCGCCCGACGACGAGGAGGCGATGGACGAACTCATCGCGGACGTCCTCGACAAGATCCACGTCGCGAAGGCGTTCAACTCCAACCACCAGATGCTCCTCGCCGAGAAGGCCGAGGAACTCGCCAACGAGCACGAGGACACCGAATGGCCCGTCCGCCTGCTCTGTGTCGACTCGCTCACGGCGCACTTCCGTGCGGAGTACGTCGGCCGTGGTCAGCTCGCCGACCGCCAGCAGAAACTCAACCGCCACCTCCACGACCTCGACCGCATCGGCAACCTCTACAACGCCGCGGTCATCGTGACGAACCAGGTCGCCTCGAACCCCGACTCCTACTTCGGCGACCCGACCCAGCCTATCGGTGGCAACATCCTGGGCCACAAGTCGACGTTCCGTATCTACCTCCGCAAGTCGAAGGGCGACAAGCGGATCGTCCGCCTCGTCGACGCGCCGAACCTGGCCGACGGCGAGGCCGTCATGCGCGTGCAGGACGGCGGCCTGAAGCCGGAATAG
- the sufU gene encoding Fe-S cluster assembly sulfur transfer protein SufU: protein MGMGSDMYRQQILDHYKNPRNYGEMEDPTFSHVGENPSCGDTIRVDVRLEDDGETIEYVAFSGDGCAISQASASMLSQKLPGMTVAELKEMDRDDIVDMLGVDISPMRIKCAVLAEKVAQDGAKIYEGEIDLDKTSTEE, encoded by the coding sequence ATGGGCATGGGCTCCGACATGTATCGGCAGCAGATTCTCGACCACTACAAGAACCCCCGCAACTACGGCGAGATGGAGGACCCCACCTTCTCGCACGTCGGGGAGAACCCCTCCTGTGGCGACACCATCCGGGTGGACGTCCGCCTCGAAGACGACGGCGAGACCATCGAGTACGTCGCCTTCTCCGGCGACGGCTGTGCCATCTCGCAGGCCAGTGCCAGCATGCTCTCGCAGAAACTCCCGGGCATGACCGTCGCCGAACTGAAGGAGATGGACCGCGACGACATCGTCGACATGCTCGGCGTCGACATCAGCCCGATGCGCATCAAGTGCGCCGTGCTCGCCGAGAAGGTGGCCCAGGACGGTGCCAAGATCTACGAGGGCGAAATCGACCTCGACAAGACGAGCACCGAGGAATAA